From Chryseotalea sp. WA131a:
GATGGGATTTCGACTACGAAAGCCGCGCCCACTAATTGCAAATGGAGACCCAAAAGCCAAAAAGGCTTTTAAAAAAACTCCTTTTGATGGCAATAAACAAAAATAACGATTTGCGTTTTGAGGATGAATGTCATTTTCAGCAGCATGGTTCAAGGTGCAAAATGTGGTTTCCGCCCGAAGATAAAGACCCCGTTTTGCTTCATGCCCCCACACGGAAAACCATATCACTTTTCGGGGTGGTAAGTGCAAGTACTGGACAGATGACAACAATGCTAACCAAAGTGTTCAACGCAATGACCTTTTTGGCGTTCTTAAAAAAAGTCCTCAAGACAAGAAAACGCGGGAAGAAATTGATCGTGGTTCTGGACAACGCAAGATATCACCATG
This genomic window contains:
- a CDS encoding IS630 family transposase, whose protein sequence is MAINKNNDLRFEDECHFQQHGSRCKMWFPPEDKDPVLLHAPTRKTISLFGVVSASTGQMTTMLTKVFNAMTFLAFLKKVLKTRKRGKKLIVVLDNARYHHAILLKSWLSENQDKIGLMFLPPYSPDLNNIERVWKITRRKCTHNKYFSTLGEVELIIKKQMKEWGKPNETIHKLCCII